The following proteins come from a genomic window of Miscanthus floridulus cultivar M001 chromosome 2, ASM1932011v1, whole genome shotgun sequence:
- the LOC136538154 gene encoding lariat debranching enzyme: MKIAVEGCMHGELDIVYDTLRKLEDAEGVKIDLLLCCGDFQAVRNESDLQCVNVPQKYRTMNSFWKYYSGEAVAPYPTIFIGGNHEASNYLWELYYGGWTAPNIYFLGFAGVVKFGNIRIGGLSGIYNKYRYHLGHYERPPYNEDTIRSVYHVRHYDVLKLMHLEEPLDVFLSHDWPLGITEYGNWQKLISVKKHFEEEVNNRTLGSKPAAELLNKLKPPYWFSGHLHCKFPAIIQHGKNGPTTKFLALDKCIPGRNFLQVIDIPSNPGPYEIQYDEEWLAITRKFNSIFPLAQTRFTMRDEQLDTEEDRQWVRSKLNTRGAKPFDFVQTAPSFNPSSTISKHPITVCCRNPQTESFLQLLELPYLLDSSNSEGHYLKKSNSEGFGRNESSSQPGNTLDDEDIELPDEDEHALEDDE; the protein is encoded by the exons ATGAAG ATCGCGGTGGAGGGGTGTATGCACGGGGAGCTGGACATAGTCTACGACACGCTGCGAAAGCTCGAGGATGCCGAGGGCGTAAAGATTGACCTCCTCCTCTGCTGCGGCGATTTCCAG GCTGTTAGGAATGAGAGCGATTTACAGTGTGTTAACGTCCCACAAAAGTACCGTACCATGAACTCATTTTGGAAGTACTACTCTGGAGAAGCAGTTGCTCCGTACCCAACCATCTTTATCGGTGGAAACCACGAAGCATCCAATTATCTGTGGGAATT GTACTATGGAGGATGGACAGCACCTAACATATACTTTTTGGGGTTTGCTGGTGTTGTTAAGTTTGGAAACATACGAATTGGTGGATTGTCAGGAATATATAACAAATACCGTTATCATTTAG GACACTACGAGAGGCCTCCATACAATGAAGATACTATACGGTCTGTGTACCATGTAAGGCATTATGATGTTCTCAAGCTCATGCATTTGGAGGAGCCGCTAGATGTATTCTTGTCACATGATTGGCCTCTGGGCATCACTGAGTATGGAAACTGGCAGAAGCTCATTAGTGTGAAGAAGCACTTTGAAGAAGAG GTTAACAATAGAACACTAGGCAGCAAACCTGCAGCTGAATTACTGAACAAACTAAAACCACCATACTGGTTTTCGGGGCACCTTCACTGTAAGTTCCCTGCGATCATCCAGCATGGAAAGAATGGACCTACGACGAAGTTTCTTGCGCTTGATAAGTGCATTCCTGGGCGCAATTTTTTGCAG GTTATAGACATTCCATCCAATCCAGGACCATATGAAATCCAGTATGATGAAGAATGGCTTGCAATAACACGAAAATTCAACAGTATTTTCCCCTTAGCACAGACACGATTTACTATGCG GGATGAGCAGCTTGACACTGAAGAAGACCGGCAATGGGTCAGGAGCAAGTTGAATACTAGAGGAGCTAAGCCTTTTGATTTTGTCCAGACTGCACCATCTTTCAATCCTTCCAGTACAATATCTAAACACCCTATAACTG TTTGCTGCAGGAACCCACAAACTGAGTCTTTTCTTCAGCTTCTGGAACTCCCATATCTGCTGGACTCGTCTAACTCTGAGggtcattatctaaaaaaatctaACTCGGAGG GGTTTGGTAGAAATGAGTCAAGCTCTCAGCCAGGAAACACACTTGATGATGAAGATATAGAGCTACCAGATGAAGATGAACACGCTTTAGAAGATGATGAGTGA